From a single Bradysia coprophila strain Holo2 unplaced genomic scaffold, BU_Bcop_v1 contig_439, whole genome shotgun sequence genomic region:
- the LOC119082474 gene encoding aromatase-like translates to MLRHWVNMLVHWFVYYVRPHILGFISSREVSLADTFRCNNNIKNRTWRIPELCKYLYEKYGKLVHLHLLGQRVLIVTDFKIASSLMTNHGHCLRQRFGNQFGLQNLNMHLTGLIWNNNVQQWKQNRNVFESTLKCGTKHLEALALCHLETLEKTTLKIAEPVTMLELLRNFTLSMTMEGLFEIPMPIDAQDKYDWREEAKTTVANYFKAWEFFLLNPNSQSLAENNLHQSACRKMLLFAKEIFAESEEIGSSNFISHLSHCNDNNGIFQCIAEMLLAGTDTSSITMFYTLLFLADFPEWSNKASRIIHSESQEAIDKEINHLYYESMRLIPVGPVILRQCEHDIEDGNGVSLRRGDGIIFNISGMNRANYDQPEKFNPNRYETECFPLSFGVGKKSCVGKTFAEREMKLFFTWFLKRYIVLGHQAEMISLLETRWDVANAPVQDIKLTIFPRKLIYFIGDHGTGKSSVMDAFEAAYPRIKIIRKEQVLTRQRQEKCSIQQDHPENGDLQSAVLDAHTQILNTFKSELVLIESSILDCLIKAKGKGKTCHYNKIELLRPMKKCLAVYFPMFEENQHGKQGTNKGYFDIMERAGCKSHTLKARSVSGRYEEVMNFIRKCSS, encoded by the coding sequence ATGCTACGGCATTGGGTAAACATGTTGGTACACTGGTTCGTATACTATGTACGTCCACATATTCTGGGCTTCATCAGTTCCAGAGAAGTGAGTCTGGCTGACACGTTCCGATGcaataataatattaaaaacCGAACCTGGAGAATCCCCGAACTATGTAAATATCTTTACGAAAAATATGGGAAATTGGTGCATCTCCATTTATTAGGACAACGGGTCTTAATCGTAACCGATTTTAAGATTGCCTCCTCGCTGATGACAAATCATGGACATTGTTTGAGACAACGATTTGGGAATCAATTTGGTCTACAAAATCTGAATATGCACTTGACCGGCCTGATATGGAACAATAATGTCCAACAGTGGAAACAGAATCGGAATGTTTTTGAGTCGACCCTAAAATGTGGAACGAAACATCTTGAAGCCCTGGCTCTGTGCCATTTGGAAACTCTTGAGAAAACAACGCTCAAGATCGCAGAGCCAGTTACAATGCTTGAGTTATTAAGAAATTTTACGCTTTCCATGACAATGGAGGGACTCTTTGAAATCCCGATGCCTATCGATGCACAAGACAAATACGATTGGCGTGAGGAGGCTAAGACAACAGTGGCCAACTATTTTAAGGCTTGGGAGTTCTTTTTACTCAATCCCAATTCGCAGAGTCTagcagaaaataatttacaccAAAGCGCATGCCGCAAAATGCTTCTATTTGCAAAGGAAATATTTGCTGAATCGGAAGAAATCGGAAGCTCTAATTTCATTTCCCATCTGTCGCATTGCAATGACAACAATGGAATATTTCAATGTATAGCTGAAATGCTATTGGCCGGCACTGACACATCGTCCATCACAATGTTTTACACTTTGCTGTTCCTTGCAGATTTCCCGGAATGGTCCAATAAAGCATCCCGAATCATTCACTCGGAATCGCAAGAAGCAATAGATAAGGAAATCAATCATCTTTACTATGAATCCATGCGTCTCATACCGGTCGGTCCAGTAATATTGCGTCAATGTGAACATGACATTGAAGATGGAAATGGTGTGAGTCTGAGACGAGGAGACggaataatttttaatatttccgGTATGAATCGAGCGAATTACGATCAACCGGAAAAATTCAATCCCAACCGGTACGAAACGGAATGCTTTCCACTTTCATTTGGAGTCGGGAAAAAATCTTGCGTTGGCAAAACATTTGCAGAGAGGGAGATGAAATTGTTCTTCACTTGGTTCCTCAAGAGGTACATCGTATTGGGTCATCAAGCTGAAATGATTAGCTTACTCGAAACCAGGTGGGATGTGGCCAATGCTCCAGTGCAAGACATAAAGCTAACAATTTTCCCAAGGAAACTCATTTACTTTATTGGTGACCATGGAACTGGCAAATCAAGCGTAATGGATGCGTTCGAAGCTGCGTATCCGAGAATTAAAATCATACGTAAGGAGCAAGTACTGACAAGGCAGCGGCAGGAGAAATGTTCAATCCAACAAGACCATCCTGAAAATGGTGATTTGCAATCAGCAGTGTTGGATGCTCACACTCAAATTTTGAACACTTTCAAGTCAGAACTGGTCCTTATTGAAAGTTCAATTCTGGACTGCCTCATTAAGGCAAAGGGTAAGGGTAAGACATGCCattacaataaaatcgaattgcTTCGTCCAATGAAGAAATGTTTGGCTGTGTATTTTCCAATGTTTGAGGAAAATCAGCATGGAAAGCAGGGAACAAACAAGGGCTATTTCGATATAATGGAACGGGCAGGCTGTAAAAGTCATACTTTGAAAGCGAGATCGGTATCGGGCCGTTACGAAGAAGTAATGAATTTTATCAGAAAGTGCTCGTCTTAG